A genomic segment from Comamonas terrigena NBRC 13299 encodes:
- a CDS encoding efflux RND transporter permease subunit — MAQFFINRPIFAWVIAIIIMLGGALSIKTLPLEQYPDIAPPRVTIGAQYTGASAETVENSVTQIIEQQIKGIDNMLYMSSTSNASGQARITLTFAPGTNVDVAQVQVQNKIQGAINRLPDAVKTRGVFINKGGQDFLVTYSFYSPDEAISAVDIGDYINSNLVDIIGRIEGVGDISVFGTNYALRIWMDPAKMEKYALMPSDLVTALNAQNAQVSAGQIGALPAVQNQQLNATITARTKLKTPEEFEAIVIKSSTDGSVVTMKDVARVELGADNLSIQTKLNGMPGAGMGIILADGANAMAVSDAVAAKLAELKPFFPNRIEYFVSSDSTPFVRASINEVMHALGEAMVLVVIVMFIFLQNFRATLIPAIAVPVVLLGTFGVLSIAGYSINTLTMFAMVLAIGLLVDDAIVVVENVERVMHETGLSPKEATRLSMKEITSALVGIGVTLSAVFVPMAFFGGSTGVIYRQFSITIVAAMGLSVFVALTLTPALCATLLKAPDRSHGDSHERPIRAGLLGINDRFFRWFNHHFDATANRYQRTVAFSLGRSKRMMLIFLAVLLGVWLLMAKLPTSFLPDEDQGFVYVNVNLPAGASDARLQEVLDEVRNYLAAQPDVISFNQVSGLNGDQSSARGFIRLKPWSARPLPSQSAAAIANKATQDLSRIRDARVQVILPPAVRGLGSSSGYNFMLKDVNAVGHAALLAARDQVLSEMRASPLLTAVRTTNLEDATELRVDVDDRKAAALGLSYSDVNSVLSSAMGGTYVNDFLNNGRVKRVYIMGDAPHRMLPQDIAKWTVRNKNGEMVPFGAFSSTYWAYGSPQLLRYNGSPAYEFEGRAAHGISSGTAMETVEAILQKLPAGITYEWTGASLQERQSGAQAPMLYAISILFVFLCLAALYESWTVPLSVMLAVPLGVIGALAATYTRGLTNDVYFQVGLLTTVGLAAKNAILIVEFAVQLQEQGKKLFDATVEAVRLRLRPILMTSLAFGFGVIPLAIGTGAGAGGRNAIGTAVLGGMVASTVLGIFLVPVFFLLVRSWFKSRSRQDATPAVNEESAA; from the coding sequence ATGGCTCAGTTCTTCATCAACCGGCCCATCTTTGCATGGGTCATTGCCATCATCATCATGCTGGGCGGGGCCTTGTCGATCAAGACCCTGCCGCTGGAGCAGTACCCCGACATCGCGCCGCCGCGTGTGACCATCGGCGCGCAGTACACCGGTGCCTCGGCCGAGACCGTGGAAAACTCGGTCACGCAGATCATCGAGCAGCAGATCAAGGGCATCGACAACATGCTCTACATGAGCTCGACGAGCAATGCGTCGGGACAGGCCCGCATCACCCTGACCTTTGCGCCCGGCACCAATGTGGACGTGGCCCAGGTGCAGGTGCAGAACAAGATCCAGGGGGCGATCAACCGCCTGCCGGATGCGGTGAAGACCCGCGGGGTGTTCATCAACAAGGGCGGCCAGGACTTTCTGGTGACCTACAGCTTCTACTCGCCGGATGAAGCCATCAGCGCGGTGGACATCGGCGACTACATCAACAGCAATCTGGTGGACATCATCGGCCGCATCGAAGGGGTGGGCGACATCAGCGTGTTCGGGACCAACTATGCGCTGCGCATCTGGATGGACCCAGCCAAGATGGAGAAGTATGCGCTGATGCCCTCGGACCTGGTCACGGCGCTGAACGCGCAGAACGCCCAGGTTTCGGCCGGCCAGATCGGTGCGCTGCCGGCGGTGCAGAACCAGCAGCTCAATGCCACCATCACGGCACGCACCAAGCTCAAGACGCCGGAAGAGTTCGAGGCGATCGTGATCAAGTCGTCCACCGACGGCTCGGTGGTCACGATGAAGGACGTGGCGCGCGTGGAGCTGGGGGCCGACAACCTGTCCATCCAGACCAAGCTCAACGGCATGCCCGGCGCGGGCATGGGCATCATCCTGGCCGACGGCGCCAACGCCATGGCGGTGTCGGATGCGGTGGCCGCCAAGCTGGCCGAGCTCAAGCCCTTTTTCCCGAACCGGATCGAGTACTTCGTCAGCTCGGACTCCACCCCGTTCGTGCGCGCCTCGATCAACGAGGTGATGCACGCCCTGGGTGAAGCCATGGTGCTGGTGGTGATCGTGATGTTCATCTTCCTGCAGAACTTCCGCGCCACGCTGATCCCCGCGATTGCCGTGCCGGTGGTGCTGCTGGGCACCTTTGGCGTGCTGTCGATTGCGGGCTACTCCATCAACACCCTGACCATGTTCGCCATGGTGCTGGCCATCGGCCTGCTGGTGGACGATGCGATTGTGGTGGTGGAGAACGTGGAGCGGGTCATGCACGAGACCGGGCTTTCACCGAAGGAAGCCACGCGCCTGTCCATGAAGGAGATCACCTCCGCCCTGGTGGGCATCGGGGTGACGCTGTCGGCGGTGTTCGTGCCCATGGCCTTCTTCGGCGGCTCCACCGGCGTGATCTACCGCCAGTTCTCGATCACCATCGTGGCGGCCATGGGCCTGTCGGTGTTCGTGGCGCTGACCCTGACGCCGGCGCTGTGCGCGACCTTGCTCAAGGCGCCGGACCGCTCGCATGGCGACTCCCATGAGCGTCCCATCCGGGCGGGTCTGCTGGGTATCAACGACCGGTTCTTCCGCTGGTTCAACCACCATTTCGATGCCACTGCCAACCGCTACCAGCGCACGGTGGCCTTCAGCCTGGGGCGCTCCAAGCGCATGATGCTGATCTTCCTGGCGGTGCTGCTGGGCGTGTGGCTGCTGATGGCCAAGCTGCCCACCTCGTTCCTGCCCGATGAAGACCAGGGCTTTGTCTACGTCAACGTGAACCTGCCGGCCGGGGCGTCCGACGCCCGCCTGCAGGAGGTGCTGGACGAGGTGCGCAACTACCTGGCCGCCCAGCCCGATGTGATCAGTTTCAACCAGGTCTCGGGCCTCAATGGCGACCAGAGCTCGGCGCGCGGCTTCATCCGCCTCAAGCCCTGGAGCGCGCGCCCCTTGCCGTCGCAGTCGGCCGCGGCGATTGCCAACAAGGCCACGCAGGACCTGTCGCGCATCCGGGATGCCCGTGTGCAGGTCATTCTGCCGCCGGCCGTGCGCGGTCTGGGCTCCAGCTCGGGCTACAACTTCATGCTCAAGGACGTGAATGCGGTGGGCCACGCGGCCTTGCTGGCGGCGCGCGACCAGGTGCTCAGCGAGATGCGGGCCAGTCCGCTGCTGACGGCGGTGCGCACCACCAACCTGGAAGACGCCACCGAGCTGCGCGTGGACGTGGACGACCGCAAGGCAGCAGCGCTGGGCCTGTCCTACAGCGATGTCAACAGCGTGCTGTCCAGCGCCATGGGCGGCACCTATGTGAACGACTTCCTGAACAACGGCCGCGTCAAGCGTGTCTACATCATGGGCGATGCCCCGCACCGCATGCTGCCGCAGGACATTGCCAAGTGGACCGTGCGCAACAAGAACGGCGAGATGGTGCCGTTCGGGGCCTTCTCCAGCACCTACTGGGCCTATGGTTCGCCCCAGCTGCTGCGCTACAACGGCAGCCCCGCCTACGAGTTCGAAGGGCGTGCGGCGCACGGTATCAGCTCGGGCACGGCCATGGAAACGGTGGAAGCCATTTTGCAGAAGCTGCCTGCCGGCATCACCTACGAGTGGACGGGCGCTTCCCTGCAGGAGCGCCAGTCGGGTGCGCAGGCGCCCATGCTGTATGCCATCTCCATCCTGTTCGTGTTCCTGTGCCTGGCCGCGCTGTACGAGAGCTGGACGGTGCCGCTGTCGGTGATGCTGGCCGTGCCGCTGGGCGTGATCGGCGCGCTGGCGGCGACCTATACGCGGGGCCTGACCAATGACGTGTACTTCCAGGTGGGCCTGCTGACCACGGTGGGGCTGGCGGCGAAGAACGCCATCCTGATCGTGGAGTTCGCGGTGCAGCTGCAGGAACAGGGCAAGAAACTGTTCGATGCCACGGTGGAAGCCGTGCGCCTGCGCCTGCGCCCCATTCTGATGACGTCGCTGGCCTTCGGTTTCGGTGTGATCCCGCTGGCCATCGGCACCGGGGCCGGTGCGGGCGGCCGCAATGCCATCGGCACGGCGGTGCTGGGCGGCATGGTGGCATCCACGGTGCTGGGCATCTTCCTGGTGCCGGTGTTCTTCCTGCTGGTCCGCAGCTGGTTCAAGAGCCGCTCGCGCCAAGACGCCACACCGGCCGTGAACGAGGAGAGCGCAGCATGA
- a CDS encoding efflux RND transporter periplasmic adaptor subunit, which produces MIDLSPMKTAITARLHQAQASASRVPHSDSHGPQRAAYGGWWCAVGAALLLAACSKGGEPAAPVGKQAVQVGVVTLQPQSQQLDASLPGRTRAFLTAEVRPQVSGIIQKRLFTEGAVVKQGQPLYQIDAASLQATERSAAAAVAKAEASQRTLAATARRNAELVKIDAISQQAYEESQAAALQAQSDVAVAKASLETARINLKYSRIEAPISGRIALSAVTPGALVTANQTTALTTIVQMDPMYVDFTQSSADVVQLKRELEAGRFAKVEGDKIAVRIKLDDGSDYAHQGKLAFAGVIVNDTTGTLTLRAVVPNPEGLLMPGMYVQALLPTALAPDALLVPQQSVTRDLTGRPSVLVAKEGDVLEKRDVELDRAVGSQWLLQSGLKAGERVVVDGFQRVKAGDKVKPVEVDMQAKAARKSTRGEPPVQAAADAPAAQPASK; this is translated from the coding sequence ATGATCGACCTCTCCCCCATGAAGACTGCCATCACTGCACGCCTGCACCAAGCGCAGGCGTCTGCCTCCCGTGTGCCCCATTCTGATTCACACGGTCCGCAACGTGCAGCGTATGGGGGGTGGTGGTGCGCAGTGGGCGCGGCGCTGCTGCTGGCGGCCTGCTCCAAAGGCGGCGAGCCGGCAGCGCCTGTGGGCAAGCAGGCGGTGCAGGTGGGCGTGGTGACCCTGCAGCCGCAGAGCCAGCAGCTGGACGCCAGCCTGCCGGGCCGCACCCGGGCCTTTCTGACGGCGGAAGTGCGCCCTCAGGTCTCGGGCATCATCCAGAAGCGCCTGTTCACCGAAGGGGCGGTGGTCAAGCAGGGCCAGCCGCTGTACCAGATCGATGCGGCGTCGCTGCAGGCCACCGAGCGCAGTGCCGCGGCGGCCGTGGCCAAGGCCGAAGCCAGCCAGCGCACGCTGGCCGCCACCGCGCGCCGCAATGCGGAGCTGGTGAAGATCGACGCCATCAGCCAGCAGGCCTATGAGGAAAGCCAGGCCGCTGCGCTCCAGGCCCAGTCCGATGTGGCCGTGGCCAAGGCCAGCCTGGAGACGGCGCGCATCAACCTGAAATACAGCCGCATCGAGGCGCCCATCAGCGGGCGTATTGCGCTGTCTGCCGTGACCCCGGGTGCGCTGGTGACGGCCAACCAGACCACGGCGCTGACCACCATCGTGCAGATGGACCCCATGTATGTGGACTTCACCCAGTCCAGTGCGGATGTGGTGCAGCTCAAGCGGGAGCTGGAAGCCGGCCGCTTTGCCAAGGTGGAGGGCGACAAGATTGCCGTGCGCATCAAGCTGGACGACGGCAGCGACTACGCCCACCAGGGCAAGCTGGCGTTTGCCGGCGTGATCGTCAACGACACCACGGGCACGCTGACCTTGCGCGCCGTGGTGCCCAATCCCGAAGGCCTGCTGATGCCCGGCATGTATGTGCAGGCGCTGCTGCCCACGGCGCTGGCGCCGGATGCGCTGCTGGTGCCCCAGCAGTCGGTGACGCGCGACCTGACCGGCCGCCCCAGCGTGCTGGTGGCCAAGGAAGGCGATGTGCTGGAGAAACGCGATGTGGAACTGGACCGTGCCGTGGGCAGCCAGTGGCTGCTGCAAAGCGGGCTGAAGGCCGGCGAGCGCGTGGTGGTGGACGGGTTCCAGCGCGTCAAGGCCGGTGACAAGGTCAAGCCCGTGGAAGTGGACATGCAGGCCAAGGCGGCCCGCAAGAGCACGCGCGGCGAGCCCCCGGTACAAGCTGCCGCAGACGCGCCAGCGGCCCAGCCTGCCAGCAAGTAA
- a CDS encoding SDR family oxidoreductase, whose amino-acid sequence MLKDLQGKTAVLTGAGSGFGLECARIGARAGMKLVLVDVQADALERAAAEAKALGAADVLARRVDVSSGEAMAVLAQEVKQRFGAPHFVFNNAGVGGGGLVWEQTEADWQWILGVNLWGVIHGVRLFTPMMLEAARQDPQWRGHIVNTASMAGMLAPPNMAVYNVSKHAVVALTETLYQDLRLVTDQVHCSLLCPYFVPTGIADSERNRPADMSNATLTASQKVARAMSQKAVGSGKVTATHIAEKVFAAMAEEQFYIFSHPHALGNVQARMEDILQLRNPTDAFAGRPEVGQQLREALRAAAAAA is encoded by the coding sequence ATGCTGAAAGACCTGCAAGGCAAGACGGCGGTGCTGACCGGTGCCGGCTCGGGCTTCGGCCTGGAGTGCGCGCGCATCGGCGCGCGCGCCGGCATGAAGCTGGTGCTGGTGGATGTGCAGGCCGATGCGCTGGAGCGCGCGGCGGCCGAGGCAAAGGCGCTGGGGGCGGCCGATGTGCTGGCGCGGCGCGTGGACGTGTCCAGCGGCGAGGCCATGGCGGTGCTGGCGCAGGAAGTGAAGCAGCGTTTTGGCGCGCCGCACTTCGTGTTCAACAACGCGGGGGTGGGCGGCGGCGGCCTGGTGTGGGAGCAGACCGAGGCCGACTGGCAGTGGATTCTGGGCGTCAACCTGTGGGGCGTGATCCACGGGGTGCGCCTGTTCACCCCCATGATGCTGGAGGCCGCGCGCCAGGACCCGCAGTGGCGCGGCCACATCGTCAACACTGCCAGCATGGCGGGCATGCTGGCGCCGCCGAACATGGCGGTCTACAACGTCAGCAAGCACGCCGTGGTGGCGTTGACCGAGACCCTGTACCAGGACCTGCGCCTGGTGACCGACCAGGTGCACTGCAGCCTGCTGTGCCCGTATTTCGTGCCGACCGGCATCGCTGACAGCGAACGCAACCGCCCCGCCGACATGAGCAACGCCACGCTGACCGCCAGCCAGAAGGTGGCGCGGGCCATGTCGCAAAAGGCCGTGGGCTCGGGCAAGGTCACGGCCACCCACATTGCCGAGAAAGTGTTTGCGGCCATGGCCGAGGAGCAGTTCTATATCTTCAGCCACCCCCATGCCCTGGGCAATGTGCAGGCGCGGATGGAGGACATCCTGCAGCTGCGCAACCCGACCGATGCATTCGCGGGCCGCCCCGAAGTCGGGCAGCAGCTGCGCGAGGCACTGCGCGCAGCGGCTGCGGCGGCGTAA